A window from Corynebacterium singulare encodes these proteins:
- a CDS encoding FKBP-type peptidyl-prolyl cis-trans isomerase yields MDKPVIEPATEPAPQDLVIEDIVVGDGAEAQPGGFVEVHYVGVDYETNQEFDSSWGRGQSIEFPLTGLIAGWQEGIPGMKVGGRRKLVIPPEKAYGPAGGAHPLSGRTLTFVIDLIRA; encoded by the coding sequence ATGGACAAGCCCGTAATCGAGCCGGCAACGGAGCCCGCTCCCCAAGACCTTGTCATTGAAGACATCGTGGTGGGTGACGGTGCCGAGGCCCAGCCGGGCGGCTTCGTTGAGGTCCACTACGTTGGCGTTGACTACGAGACGAACCAGGAGTTCGATTCTTCGTGGGGCCGCGGTCAGTCGATCGAGTTCCCGCTGACCGGCCTCATCGCCGGTTGGCAGGAAGGTATCCCGGGTATGAAGGTGGGTGGCCGCCGTAAGCTTGTCATCCCGCCGGAGAAGGCCTATGGACCTGCCGGTGGCGCACACCCGCTGTCTGGCCGCACCCTGACCTTCGTCATTGACCTGATTCGCGCCTAA
- a CDS encoding TrmH family RNA methyltransferase: protein MRLIIDDPEDPRLDDIRDLKHADKSGEGFVFGEGPLCVERLLASRFPVRCIIGFEAKLDTFLATHDVGDIPVYQVTRHTLGEVTGFDMHRGLVAAADRAEAWSVDEVIAGARTLAIMEGVGDHENIGSLFRNAAGMEVDGILLGSGAADPLYRRSVRVSMGHVLRLPWARFDGGFTTWQRGLETLREQGFRLVSLTPHPEAVHIADALDGADKVALLVGAEGPGLTEHAMKATDVRARIPMAEGTDSLNVATSAAIAFYERQRCQRFREVDTA, encoded by the coding sequence ATGCGTTTGATCATCGATGACCCGGAAGACCCTCGCCTGGACGATATCCGCGATTTGAAGCACGCGGATAAGTCCGGCGAGGGTTTCGTCTTTGGTGAAGGCCCCCTCTGTGTGGAGCGCCTGCTGGCTTCGCGTTTTCCGGTGCGCTGCATTATCGGATTCGAGGCCAAGCTGGACACCTTCCTTGCCACGCACGACGTGGGGGACATCCCCGTGTACCAGGTTACCCGCCACACCCTGGGGGAAGTCACCGGCTTTGATATGCACCGCGGCCTCGTCGCAGCAGCAGACCGCGCCGAGGCGTGGAGCGTGGATGAGGTCATCGCCGGTGCACGCACCCTCGCCATTATGGAGGGCGTCGGGGATCATGAAAACATTGGTTCCCTCTTCCGCAATGCCGCCGGCATGGAGGTGGATGGCATTCTGCTCGGCTCGGGTGCGGCCGACCCGCTCTATCGACGCTCGGTGCGCGTCTCGATGGGTCATGTGTTGCGCCTGCCGTGGGCGCGCTTCGATGGCGGATTCACTACGTGGCAGCGTGGATTGGAGACACTGCGTGAGCAGGGCTTCAGGCTCGTCTCGCTGACCCCGCATCCCGAGGCTGTGCACATTGCGGACGCCCTCGACGGTGCAGACAAGGTGGCGCTGCTTGTGGGTGCGGAGGGACCAGGGCTGACTGAGCATGCGATGAAAGCTACCGACGTGCGTGCCCGCATCCCCATGGCGGAGGGAACCGATTCGCTCAACGTGGCGACGTCGGCGGCCATTGCGTTTTATGAGCGCCAGCGCTGCCAGAGATTCCGCGAGGTCGACACCGCATAG
- a CDS encoding DUF6928 family protein, with product METQSAVLTLWYVTAADPAEVLRGEPKADRGFGRKFLAQLNPALPVTPIGQFPLNRSAEPGTSEFYIGGYPGVTVVQTIISDDQLILSQLSRTLREAVPAHEIYAFTSNPETGYAGFAHWTGPRLRRSLCGTRVNLYEDHGLPETFEAPYWAGEKDEPAGGIALPFEPQSITEAAQAYWLGIEVGADGPDVDVVGYATDGRPEPKVDTPPPRRSVAEVASTSVAKLGLHDYDDYEEHDLEPDSTGEEIVRTAKHLGGLVRRYAVSTSRNLWQRWRS from the coding sequence GTGGAAACTCAAAGCGCCGTTCTCACTCTCTGGTACGTCACTGCTGCTGACCCCGCCGAGGTCCTCCGCGGTGAGCCCAAGGCCGATCGCGGCTTCGGCCGGAAATTCCTGGCTCAACTCAATCCTGCACTCCCCGTGACGCCGATTGGTCAGTTCCCGCTTAACCGCTCCGCTGAGCCTGGTACGAGCGAGTTCTATATCGGCGGCTACCCAGGCGTCACCGTGGTTCAGACAATCATCAGTGATGATCAGCTCATTCTCTCGCAGCTCTCGCGTACTCTGCGGGAAGCCGTTCCGGCGCATGAGATCTATGCGTTCACCTCCAATCCGGAGACGGGTTACGCAGGATTCGCACACTGGACGGGCCCGCGCCTGCGCCGTTCCTTGTGCGGAACCCGTGTCAATCTCTATGAGGATCACGGACTTCCCGAGACGTTCGAGGCTCCCTACTGGGCCGGCGAGAAAGACGAGCCAGCCGGCGGCATTGCACTCCCCTTCGAGCCGCAGAGCATAACCGAAGCTGCCCAAGCCTACTGGTTGGGCATCGAGGTCGGCGCTGATGGTCCGGATGTGGACGTCGTGGGCTATGCCACCGATGGCCGCCCAGAGCCCAAGGTTGACACACCCCCGCCCCGCCGCAGCGTGGCTGAGGTAGCCAGCACCTCGGTGGCGAAGCTCGGCCTTCATGACTATGACGACTATGAGGAGCACGATCTTGAGCCGGATTCCACGGGTGAAGAGATTGTGCGCACCGCCAAGCACTTGGGCGGGTTAGTGCGCCGCTATGCGGTGTCGACCTCGCGGAATCTCTGGCAGCGCTGGCGCTCATAA
- a CDS encoding NCS2 family permease, giving the protein MNAAIDRYFKVTERGSTIGTEVRAGVVSFFAMAYIILLNPLILGTSEDSAGTTLGIPQVAAATALVAGVMTIAFGAIARYPFAMAAGLGMNTFVAVTMVSINGLEWREAMGLVVIEGIIIVLLAISGFRQAVFDAIPASMKAAMGVGIGMFIALIGFVDGHFVTRVPDAAMTTVPVGLGINGSISTWPAFVFIVGLILSSFFVIRQVRGGLFIGIVITTIIAMIIQALTGSEEWGMATPEVPDSLGGLPDLSIVGQVDPISAFTKLGVVSTVLLIFTLLLTNFFDAMGTMNGLGKQADLVDEQGNLPDMKTALVVEGFGAVAGGAGSVSSNTVFADSAAGIGDGARTGLANVVTGVIFLLAMFLTPLYEIVPIEAAAPVLVIVGVMMAAQLKDIEWTRMDQAIPAFLTIVVMPFTYSIANGIGVGFIAYALMATFAGKAKKVHWIMWLVAALFVVYFAMGPITAALT; this is encoded by the coding sequence ATGAACGCAGCTATCGACCGCTATTTCAAAGTCACCGAACGCGGATCCACCATCGGCACCGAGGTCCGTGCCGGTGTGGTCTCGTTCTTTGCGATGGCCTACATCATTCTCCTGAACCCTCTCATCCTGGGTACCTCGGAAGACTCTGCGGGTACCACCCTGGGCATCCCACAAGTCGCCGCTGCAACGGCGCTGGTTGCCGGTGTTATGACCATCGCCTTCGGCGCCATTGCGCGTTATCCATTCGCCATGGCTGCAGGCCTGGGTATGAACACCTTCGTTGCCGTGACGATGGTGTCCATCAACGGCCTAGAGTGGCGCGAGGCCATGGGCCTCGTCGTCATCGAGGGCATCATCATTGTCCTGCTGGCTATCTCCGGCTTCCGCCAGGCTGTCTTCGATGCCATTCCCGCCTCCATGAAGGCCGCGATGGGCGTCGGCATTGGCATGTTCATCGCGCTCATCGGTTTCGTTGATGGTCACTTCGTTACCCGCGTCCCAGATGCGGCGATGACGACCGTTCCGGTGGGCCTCGGCATTAATGGTTCGATCTCCACGTGGCCCGCCTTCGTCTTCATCGTGGGTCTAATCCTGTCCAGTTTCTTCGTCATCCGTCAGGTACGTGGCGGCCTGTTCATCGGCATTGTTATCACCACGATTATTGCCATGATCATCCAGGCTCTCACTGGTTCTGAGGAGTGGGGCATGGCCACCCCAGAGGTTCCCGATTCCTTGGGCGGCCTGCCGGACCTTTCCATCGTGGGTCAGGTCGACCCGATAAGCGCCTTCACCAAGCTGGGTGTGGTCTCCACCGTGCTGCTCATCTTCACGCTGCTGCTCACCAACTTCTTCGACGCCATGGGCACGATGAATGGCTTGGGCAAGCAGGCTGACCTCGTCGATGAGCAGGGCAACCTGCCGGACATGAAAACGGCGCTGGTTGTCGAAGGTTTCGGTGCCGTTGCTGGTGGTGCGGGTTCGGTCTCGTCCAACACGGTGTTCGCTGATTCTGCCGCCGGTATCGGTGACGGCGCCCGAACTGGTCTCGCCAACGTGGTCACCGGTGTCATCTTCCTGCTGGCCATGTTCCTCACTCCGCTCTACGAAATTGTGCCGATTGAGGCCGCCGCCCCAGTGCTCGTCATCGTCGGTGTCATGATGGCCGCACAGCTCAAGGACATTGAGTGGACCCGCATGGACCAAGCAATCCCGGCCTTCCTCACCATTGTGGTCATGCCGTTTACCTATTCCATTGCTAACGGTATTGGCGTGGGCTTCATCGCCTACGCTCTCATGGCGACTTTCGCCGGTAAGGCCAAGAAGGTGCATTGGATCATGTGGCTTGTTGCAGCCCTCTTCGTGGTCTACTTCGCCATGGGGCCGATTACCGCAGCGCTGACCTAG
- a CDS encoding cold-shock protein: MPIGKVKWYDADKGFGFVSNPGDEDVYVGRNVLPKGVDELFQGQRIEFDFAAGRRGPQALRVKVLDAPRRRTPARKPEELSSMLSDVMTLLETQVQPVLSQGRYPERKTGRQVAEILRAIAKDLDS; this comes from the coding sequence ATGCCAATCGGCAAAGTGAAGTGGTATGACGCCGACAAGGGCTTCGGCTTTGTCAGCAACCCGGGCGATGAAGACGTCTACGTGGGCCGCAACGTGCTGCCCAAGGGCGTCGACGAGCTGTTCCAGGGCCAGCGCATTGAGTTCGACTTCGCGGCCGGCCGTCGCGGTCCGCAGGCCCTGCGCGTGAAGGTTCTGGATGCCCCACGCCGCCGCACCCCGGCTCGCAAGCCGGAGGAGCTGTCGAGCATGTTGTCTGATGTCATGACGTTGCTTGAGACCCAGGTCCAGCCGGTTCTTAGCCAGGGTCGCTACCCAGAACGCAAGACTGGACGTCAGGTAGCAGAGATTCTGCGCGCCATTGCGAAGGACTTGGATAGCTAG
- a CDS encoding citrate synthase — protein sequence MASEENKVVLHYPGGEYEMDIKQSTEGDSGFDIGKLRNETGLVTFDPGYAATGSTESKITFINGEEGILRHRGYDIADLAENASFNEVSYLLIKGHLPNEDELSKFNTEIRHHTLLDEDFKAAFNIFPRNAHPMAVLASSLNILSAYYQDQLNPLDPEQLDKATVRLLAKVPMLAAYAYRASQGKPYMYPDNKLNARENFLRMMFGYPTEEYEVDPVVAKALDKLLILHADHEQNCSTSTVRMIGSAQANLFVAIAGGINALSGPLHGGANQAVLEMLEDIQNNHDGDATDFMNRVKNKEKGVRLMGFGHRVYKNYDPRAAIVKETAHEIIDHLGGDPMLDLAMKLEEIALNDDYFVSRKLYPNVDFYTGLIYRAMGFPTDFFTVLFAIGRLPGWIAQYREQLELNTKINRPRQIYTGETLRKVTPRSER from the coding sequence GTGGCTTCTGAAGAGAACAAGGTTGTACTGCACTACCCTGGTGGCGAGTACGAGATGGACATCAAGCAGTCCACCGAGGGTGACTCCGGTTTCGATATTGGCAAGCTCCGCAACGAGACTGGCCTCGTTACCTTCGACCCGGGTTACGCAGCTACCGGTTCTACTGAGTCCAAGATTACGTTCATTAATGGTGAGGAAGGCATCCTTCGCCACCGCGGTTATGACATTGCGGACTTGGCTGAGAACGCCTCCTTCAACGAGGTCTCTTACCTGCTGATTAAGGGCCACCTGCCGAATGAGGACGAGCTGTCCAAGTTCAACACGGAAATCCGCCACCACACCCTGCTGGATGAGGACTTTAAGGCCGCATTCAACATCTTCCCGCGCAACGCGCATCCCATGGCGGTGTTGGCTTCCTCCCTTAACATTCTGTCTGCGTACTACCAGGACCAGCTCAACCCGCTGGACCCGGAGCAGCTGGACAAGGCAACCGTGCGACTTCTGGCTAAGGTGCCGATGCTGGCCGCGTACGCATACCGCGCATCCCAGGGTAAGCCGTACATGTACCCGGACAACAAGCTCAACGCGCGTGAGAACTTCCTGCGCATGATGTTCGGTTACCCGACCGAGGAGTACGAGGTTGACCCGGTTGTTGCTAAGGCCCTGGATAAGCTTCTTATTCTCCACGCTGACCACGAGCAGAACTGCTCCACGTCCACGGTTCGCATGATTGGTTCCGCACAGGCCAACCTGTTTGTTGCTATCGCTGGTGGCATCAACGCCCTGTCTGGCCCGCTGCACGGTGGTGCTAACCAGGCCGTTCTGGAGATGCTTGAGGACATTCAGAACAACCACGACGGTGACGCTACGGACTTCATGAACCGCGTGAAGAACAAGGAAAAGGGCGTTCGCCTCATGGGCTTCGGCCACCGCGTGTACAAGAACTACGACCCGCGCGCGGCTATTGTCAAGGAGACCGCACACGAGATCATCGACCACCTCGGTGGCGACCCGATGCTGGACCTGGCTATGAAGCTGGAGGAGATTGCGCTCAACGACGACTACTTCGTCTCCCGCAAGCTCTACCCGAACGTGGACTTCTACACCGGCCTCATCTACCGTGCCATGGGCTTCCCGACGGACTTCTTCACCGTCCTCTTCGCCATCGGCCGTCTGCCGGGCTGGATTGCTCAGTACCGCGAGCAGCTGGAGCTCAACACCAAGATCAACCGCCCGCGCCAGATTTACACCGGCGAGACCCTGCGCAAGGTTACCCCGCGCAGCGAGCGCTAA
- the serC gene encoding phosphoserine transaminase, translated as MSNSELSLPADLLPADGRFGCGPSKVRPAQIEAIRAGAGTIIGTSHRQPAVKNLVGSIREGLSDLFSLPAGYEIVLSLGGATAFWDAATFGLIEKQSAHLSFGEFSSKFAKAAGKAPWLDAPLVTEAEVGTAPDPKAAEATGADVIAWAHNETSTGAMVPVTRPNPDATDQLVVIDATSGAGGLPVDMSETDVYYFSPQKCFASDGGLWLAAMSPAAVERIEKINSSDRFIPAFLNLQTAVDNSRKNQTYNTPAVATLLMLDDQVTWMNANGGLDGMVKRTTANSSILYSWAESRPEATPFVQDASARSLVVGTIDFDDSVDAAAVAKTLRANGILDVEPYRKLGRNQLRVGLFPAIDSEDVTKLTQAIDYVLDNR; from the coding sequence ATGAGCAACTCAGAACTCTCCCTGCCAGCAGATCTCCTTCCTGCCGACGGCCGGTTCGGCTGCGGCCCGTCCAAGGTTCGCCCCGCCCAAATTGAGGCAATCAGGGCCGGCGCAGGCACCATCATTGGTACCTCCCACCGCCAGCCGGCCGTAAAGAATCTGGTTGGCTCCATCCGTGAGGGTTTGAGCGACCTTTTCTCCCTTCCTGCAGGTTATGAGATTGTCTTGTCCCTCGGCGGCGCTACCGCATTCTGGGATGCAGCCACCTTCGGACTCATTGAGAAGCAGTCTGCACACCTGAGTTTCGGCGAGTTCTCCTCCAAGTTTGCAAAGGCTGCTGGCAAAGCTCCGTGGCTCGATGCGCCACTCGTCACCGAGGCAGAAGTGGGCACCGCACCGGACCCGAAGGCGGCCGAGGCCACCGGCGCGGATGTCATCGCGTGGGCTCACAACGAGACGTCCACCGGCGCCATGGTTCCGGTCACCCGCCCGAACCCCGACGCTACTGACCAGCTCGTCGTCATCGATGCCACCTCTGGCGCGGGCGGCCTTCCGGTCGATATGTCTGAGACGGACGTTTACTACTTCTCCCCGCAGAAGTGCTTTGCCTCCGACGGTGGCCTGTGGTTGGCCGCTATGTCCCCGGCTGCCGTGGAGCGCATTGAGAAGATCAACTCTTCCGATCGCTTCATCCCAGCCTTCCTTAATCTGCAGACTGCCGTGGACAACTCTCGCAAGAACCAGACGTACAACACCCCCGCGGTAGCCACGCTGCTCATGCTCGATGACCAGGTGACGTGGATGAACGCTAATGGTGGCCTCGACGGCATGGTCAAGCGCACCACGGCGAATTCCAGCATCCTGTACAGCTGGGCTGAATCGCGCCCGGAGGCCACCCCATTCGTGCAGGATGCTTCCGCTCGATCTCTGGTCGTCGGAACGATTGACTTCGACGATTCGGTTGACGCTGCAGCGGTAGCCAAGACTTTGCGCGCCAACGGCATTCTCGATGTCGAGCCTTATCGCAAGTTGGGCCGTAACCAGCTGCGTGTGGGCCTCTTCCCGGCTATCGATTCCGAGGACGTCACGAAGCTCACCCAGGCCATCGACTACGTTCTGGACAACCGTTAG
- the sepH gene encoding septation protein SepH — translation MREIFLAPSDSTDSSLVLRAEDGEEFFLEVTDELRELLAPASSSETSESKDSTASANSSADQGSDHTTATTSTTPSPATAHEPPRGLHTVVPSSQSAHDSQSSSTQAMSLRPNEIQARIRAGASTAEMAEELGVPESRIEPFAHPVLLERARIADVAKQAHPIRDDGPAKLTLWEILATAFAARGHSLSESTWDAYRHQGEPWILRITWKAGLSANEAEWTFKQTMTSPATVEARNSVAADLTDPDFVQPVRSLTSVGRGERYDEAIDGRGQFDEHEDIESARAGDPGVTDLSVYSGSASDADSAEHYAEPSVLPSPRGGEEPGAEASTDAAHREDSQGSADPVTDAEKSKDTGVDEDFLQNPDPEPKPTKRRRKAVTPHWEDVLLGVRSTTKRPRE, via the coding sequence ATGCGCGAGATTTTCCTCGCACCCAGCGACTCAACTGACTCCTCGCTCGTTCTCCGGGCAGAGGATGGTGAGGAGTTTTTCCTCGAGGTCACCGACGAGCTTCGTGAGTTGCTCGCTCCTGCTAGCTCCAGCGAGACCTCGGAATCTAAAGACTCCACAGCCTCAGCCAACTCGTCGGCAGACCAGGGTTCGGACCACACCACGGCAACCACAAGCACCACCCCATCGCCAGCTACCGCACACGAGCCTCCCCGGGGTCTTCACACCGTAGTGCCCTCCTCTCAGAGCGCCCACGATTCGCAGTCATCCTCCACGCAGGCGATGAGCCTGCGCCCGAACGAGATCCAGGCACGTATCCGCGCCGGCGCGTCCACCGCAGAAATGGCGGAAGAACTCGGTGTGCCGGAATCTCGTATCGAACCTTTTGCACACCCGGTGTTGCTGGAAAGGGCGAGGATTGCGGACGTCGCCAAGCAGGCACACCCCATCCGCGACGATGGGCCGGCCAAGCTAACGCTGTGGGAAATCCTCGCTACGGCTTTCGCGGCGCGCGGGCACTCACTGTCGGAGTCGACGTGGGATGCCTACCGCCACCAAGGCGAGCCGTGGATTCTACGTATCACGTGGAAAGCAGGCCTGTCTGCCAACGAGGCGGAGTGGACGTTCAAGCAGACCATGACCTCCCCCGCCACCGTGGAGGCTCGCAACTCTGTAGCCGCTGACCTGACGGACCCGGACTTTGTGCAACCGGTACGCTCCCTGACTTCAGTGGGGCGTGGCGAGCGCTATGACGAGGCCATTGACGGCCGCGGGCAGTTCGACGAGCACGAGGACATTGAGTCTGCGCGCGCCGGTGACCCGGGGGTGACGGATCTGTCCGTGTACTCGGGCAGCGCTTCGGACGCTGACTCCGCCGAGCATTACGCGGAGCCCTCCGTCCTGCCTTCGCCGCGCGGCGGCGAGGAGCCGGGCGCAGAGGCCTCCACCGATGCTGCTCACCGTGAAGACAGCCAGGGCTCCGCGGACCCCGTTACCGACGCGGAGAAGAGCAAGGACACCGGCGTGGACGAGGACTTCCTCCAGAACCCCGATCCGGAGCCCAAGCCCACCAAGCGCCGCCGCAAGGCCGTCACCCCGCACTGGGAGGATGTGCTGCTCGGCGTTCGTTCCACCACGAAGCGTCCCCGCGAGTAA
- a CDS encoding DUF3027 domain-containing protein, whose amino-acid sequence MHSPLLDSAAVDLARRAVEEVGEGDVGKHRGVAGVGRNVATHRFDAHVPGYPGWEWHAVVACAEGSRTPTVNEVALVPGGHALQAPEWVPYSERLRPGDLGPGDLMPPAPDDERLHDGELSETGLQEAKDRWRKKYGPTTEMASQAQLQCKTCAFYLTLLPNYGVCANEYSADGKVVHAAYGCGAHSGTTIREEGSEPERPFDDEKPIF is encoded by the coding sequence ATGCATTCCCCGCTTCTCGATTCCGCCGCGGTCGACCTGGCGCGCCGGGCAGTGGAGGAGGTGGGTGAGGGGGACGTCGGCAAGCACCGCGGCGTTGCCGGAGTGGGCCGCAACGTGGCCACCCACCGTTTTGATGCCCACGTCCCGGGTTATCCGGGCTGGGAGTGGCACGCCGTCGTTGCCTGCGCCGAAGGCTCGCGAACACCGACTGTCAATGAGGTTGCGCTCGTCCCTGGTGGGCACGCGCTCCAGGCCCCGGAATGGGTTCCCTATTCCGAGCGACTGCGCCCAGGTGACCTCGGCCCCGGCGATCTCATGCCGCCGGCACCTGATGATGAACGCCTACACGATGGTGAGCTCTCTGAGACCGGCCTTCAGGAGGCCAAGGATCGGTGGCGCAAGAAGTACGGGCCGACAACGGAGATGGCATCGCAGGCGCAGCTGCAGTGTAAAACCTGTGCCTTTTACCTCACACTTCTGCCCAATTACGGTGTCTGCGCCAATGAATACTCCGCCGACGGCAAGGTCGTTCACGCCGCCTATGGCTGTGGCGCACATTCCGGGACGACCATTCGTGAAGAAGGATCGGAACCGGAGCGGCCCTTCGACGACGAGAAGCCGATTTTCTAA
- a CDS encoding DUF2771 domain-containing protein, whose product MATVKQARKKSLLQFLALIIAVAVIVVAVVLFQKWWNDRPGPEPKDVTITATVGDETIEVSPYSICEPGTECEEGDVPNLTVGPDDTLKLDIPEAISNHEWSVLSIYDDPAANDSTAHGANETTSVEIPGSVAPIEASTGERPLLKVVEISTLMIGHDANGEETPMHTVWSLSTLSEDELKESKATGDAEAPAE is encoded by the coding sequence ATGGCAACCGTGAAGCAAGCAAGGAAAAAGTCACTACTGCAATTTCTGGCGCTCATTATCGCCGTAGCGGTAATCGTTGTAGCAGTGGTGCTGTTCCAGAAGTGGTGGAATGACCGTCCGGGCCCGGAGCCGAAGGATGTCACCATCACGGCCACGGTGGGCGATGAAACCATCGAGGTTTCGCCATACAGCATCTGCGAGCCGGGCACTGAGTGCGAGGAAGGTGACGTCCCCAACCTCACGGTGGGCCCCGATGACACGCTCAAGCTCGACATCCCCGAGGCGATCTCAAACCACGAGTGGTCCGTACTGTCCATCTACGATGATCCGGCCGCCAATGACAGCACTGCCCACGGCGCCAACGAAACCACCTCGGTGGAGATCCCCGGCTCCGTCGCCCCGATTGAAGCGTCCACCGGTGAGCGCCCACTGTTGAAGGTGGTGGAGATTTCCACCCTCATGATTGGCCATGATGCCAACGGTGAGGAGACTCCCATGCACACTGTGTGGTCTCTGTCCACGCTGAGCGAAGATGAACTCAAGGAGTCCAAGGCTACCGGCGACGCCGAAGCGCCAGCAGAGTAA
- a CDS encoding resuscitation-promoting factor Rpf1 domain-containing protein yields MGRHSAKNKSIATKFAASTVAVGAAAAIMAPNAAAAPDSDWDRLAQCESGGNWAINTGNGYHGGLQFNAQTWQAYGGGEFAPTANLATREQQIAVAERTLAQQGWGAWPACSASLGLNSAPTPRNVSAAPAPAATPAPVKEETAPEAPADAPEVVKEAAEEQPTDELAVDALYTLVEDTATQYGLTIPASFTEQYKANRHDFDAFYSANRHVIDPLAQFLSIIAAQES; encoded by the coding sequence ATGGGACGCCACTCCGCTAAGAACAAGTCCATCGCTACCAAGTTTGCCGCTTCCACCGTTGCCGTGGGTGCTGCTGCAGCCATCATGGCTCCGAACGCCGCTGCTGCTCCGGATTCTGACTGGGACCGCCTCGCACAGTGCGAGTCCGGCGGTAACTGGGCTATCAACACCGGCAACGGCTACCACGGTGGACTGCAGTTCAACGCTCAGACCTGGCAGGCATACGGCGGCGGCGAATTCGCTCCGACCGCTAACCTGGCAACCCGCGAGCAGCAGATCGCTGTTGCTGAGCGCACCCTGGCGCAGCAGGGCTGGGGCGCATGGCCGGCTTGCTCCGCAAGCCTGGGCCTGAACTCCGCCCCGACCCCGCGCAACGTCAGCGCTGCTCCGGCACCGGCCGCAACCCCGGCTCCGGTTAAGGAAGAGACCGCACCGGAGGCTCCGGCCGACGCACCGGAGGTCGTGAAGGAAGCTGCCGAGGAGCAGCCAACCGACGAGCTGGCCGTTGATGCCCTCTACACCCTCGTCGAGGACACCGCCACCCAGTACGGCCTGACCATCCCGGCTTCCTTCACCGAGCAGTACAAGGCCAACCGCCACGACTTTGATGCTTTCTACTCCGCGAACCGCCACGTCATCGACCCGCTGGCTCAGTTCCTGAGCATCATCGCCGCTCAGGAGTCCTAA
- a CDS encoding glutaminyl-peptide cyclotransferase yields the protein MTLPRLTRASRILTATLSAAALLAPLSSCSSTPGGVDPAAPETVETAQVGAEGTSASTASPERLSATVLETKPLLPHTFTQGLEVDTAGNLLIGTGQYGESRLLRVRPGSLNPLQEIALNNSYFGEGITQTDAGIWQLTWKSGTAILRDATTFDEINRVDYDGEGWGLCNAGHELIMSDGSATLRHLHPDTFAELGPRTNVTLNGSPVDNLNELECVDGQVYANVWMSDDILRIDPSSGDVTAVIDTARLQHRPYEDPNAVLNGIAHIPGTDEFWITGKLWDDLYRVRFE from the coding sequence ATGACCCTCCCCCGCCTCACTCGCGCGTCCCGCATTCTCACCGCTACGTTGTCTGCTGCAGCGCTGCTCGCGCCGCTGTCGTCCTGCTCTTCCACACCTGGTGGTGTGGATCCAGCGGCGCCTGAGACGGTGGAGACGGCGCAGGTGGGGGCCGAGGGGACGTCGGCAAGCACTGCGTCCCCCGAGCGCCTCAGTGCCACAGTCCTGGAGACGAAGCCTCTCCTCCCCCACACCTTCACCCAAGGCTTGGAAGTGGACACCGCGGGCAACCTGCTCATTGGTACAGGTCAATATGGGGAATCACGCCTGCTTCGAGTTCGCCCAGGTTCGCTTAACCCACTCCAGGAAATCGCACTCAACAACTCCTATTTTGGTGAGGGCATCACACAAACCGATGCCGGCATCTGGCAGCTGACATGGAAATCCGGCACAGCTATCCTGCGTGATGCCACCACCTTCGACGAAATCAACCGGGTGGACTACGACGGCGAAGGCTGGGGGCTGTGCAACGCGGGACACGAGCTCATCATGTCCGATGGCTCCGCCACGCTACGCCACCTGCACCCTGACACCTTTGCCGAGCTTGGCCCGCGCACTAACGTCACTCTTAACGGATCCCCGGTGGACAATCTCAATGAGCTGGAATGCGTCGACGGTCAGGTGTACGCCAATGTGTGGATGAGCGACGACATCCTGCGCATCGACCCTAGCTCTGGCGACGTCACCGCCGTCATCGATACGGCACGTCTCCAGCACCGCCCCTACGAGGACCCCAATGCCGTCCTCAACGGCATCGCCCATATTCCAGGCACGGACGAGTTTTGGATCACCGGCAAGCTCTGGGATGACCTGTACCGGGTTCGCTTCGAGTAG